The genome window CATCTGGGCAGGTATCATCGCCATGACGGTGGTCACGGGCAAATCCAGAATCTTCATAAAAGCGGTGGAAAGACCAAGGACTATGAGAACGGGCAGGCCGGCCACAATCACCCTGCGGATGTTGAATCGGAAGAGCAGCATCAGCATGGCGAAGATAAAGCCCAGGCCGATATAGGTCAACTTGGTTCGGCTGGCAGCCAGATCATCGGCAAGCCTTGGAGTGAGCAGCCCTGCACCGGTTGTCGTGACGGTGACTCCCGGCGGAAGATCGACAAATGATAAATCCGCACTCTTAAAGAACTCCCTTGTTGGTTCACTTTCGGGAGATTGATGCATTAACGCGATATGAGCCTGTGTGAAATCCTTAGAGACAAAGTTCATCCATAATCGATCGGGGACCATTTTCAGCTGAGTTTCTGCCGCCTGGGCATTGGGGGGCAAAGCCCCGAAGAAGCCGATAAACAGGTCCGCTATGCTTTGGGCCTTAACAGCATCGCCTCCCTTATCCAGGCCATAATTTTCCAGGAA of Dehalococcoidia bacterium contains these proteins:
- a CDS encoding MMPL family transporter; protein product: MIDKEQYFLENYGLDKGGDAVKAQSIADLFIGFFGALPPNAQAAETQLKMVPDRLWMNFVSKDFTQAHIALMHQSPESEPTREFFKSADLSFVDLPPGVTVTTTGAGLLTPRLADDLAASRTKLTYIGLGFIFAMLMLLFRFNIRRVIVAGLPVLIVLGLSTAFMKILDLPVTTVMAMIPAQMMGIGVEFTILLLMRYYEERDRGEDPMAAMITAMSRIGRAIIISGMVVIVGFGSLMFVDFPFMHNFGIITVIDMALVLVCTLVLLPAIVVSFDKWEERKTKVAELAK